Proteins found in one Methanofollis fontis genomic segment:
- a CDS encoding helix-turn-helix transcriptional regulator, with product MRDPELEVLTALAGTPSHVYELKFKLEERGLQKSHSDLYKMMNSLERRGLVTFTRVPSEKGPERKVFSITDTGKERLIAARRSGIHLLLSDYFRVVAGTFQDLMVSEFESDRPLQRVALFTDPYSGELADLFVAATADLTGSIPERWLIAKGAQNAEGFERLSAGAENLPCRDGVFDLIIAPALPNWDLEATLPELRRVLAPSAQLVTFLPFAEEMADSSLIGGFILREIAAHYPDMQIWRQVDFLRELDTHFDVMSVNYREFSLIFCRPQPETH from the coding sequence ATGCGAGACCCGGAGCTGGAGGTGCTCACCGCACTTGCCGGCACGCCCTCCCACGTCTACGAGTTAAAGTTTAAACTTGAGGAGCGGGGGCTGCAGAAGAGTCACAGCGACCTCTATAAGATGATGAACTCGCTGGAACGCCGCGGGCTGGTCACCTTCACCCGCGTGCCAAGCGAAAAAGGGCCCGAACGAAAGGTTTTCTCCATCACGGACACCGGCAAGGAGAGATTGATCGCCGCCCGCAGGAGCGGCATACACCTGCTGCTCTCCGATTATTTCCGGGTGGTGGCAGGGACCTTTCAGGACCTGATGGTCTCTGAGTTCGAGAGCGACCGCCCCCTTCAACGGGTCGCCCTCTTCACCGATCCCTACAGCGGTGAACTCGCCGATCTCTTTGTGGCGGCAACAGCTGATCTGACCGGATCAATACCCGAACGGTGGCTGATTGCAAAAGGGGCACAGAATGCTGAAGGGTTTGAGCGCCTCTCTGCAGGGGCGGAGAACCTCCCATGCAGGGATGGCGTCTTCGACCTGATCATCGCCCCCGCACTCCCGAACTGGGACCTTGAAGCCACGCTCCCCGAACTGAGGCGTGTTCTCGCCCCTTCGGCACAGCTGGTAACATTCCTTCCCTTTGCCGAAGAGATGGCGGATTCGTCCCTTATTGGCGGGTTCATCCTCAGGGAAATCGCAGCCCACTACCCGGATATGCAGATCTGGCGACAGGTGGACTTCTTGCGCGAGCTCGATACCCACTTCGACGTGATGAGTGTCAATTATCGTGAATTTTCACTGATATTCTGCCGTCCGCAGCCCGAAACACATTAA
- a CDS encoding nitroreductase family protein: protein MYLGPNLGLTILRTRHSIRKYKDDTVDEKIIQDALDCARLAPTARNEQPWLFGVVKEKEVLRAIADLTDHGRFIAGAQVCFAVFGKKDEKYYLEDCSAATTQLILGLWAYGVGSCWVAGDKKEYAGAVGELLNVPDDYTLVSLVSAGYPADVSVAGKKDLAEITFSEKYSKN, encoded by the coding sequence ATGTATCTTGGTCCGAATCTTGGGCTTACCATTCTGAGGACGCGTCACTCCATCAGGAAATACAAGGATGACACCGTCGACGAGAAGATCATTCAGGATGCCCTCGACTGCGCCAGGCTTGCTCCTACGGCCAGGAATGAGCAGCCATGGCTCTTTGGTGTCGTAAAGGAGAAGGAGGTCCTGCGTGCAATCGCCGATCTCACCGATCATGGCAGGTTTATCGCAGGTGCTCAGGTCTGCTTTGCAGTCTTCGGGAAAAAGGATGAGAAATATTATCTTGAAGACTGTTCGGCGGCAACGACTCAGTTGATCCTTGGGCTCTGGGCCTATGGCGTCGGTTCGTGCTGGGTTGCCGGCGACAAGAAGGAGTATGCGGGCGCCGTCGGCGAACTGCTGAATGTGCCTGATGACTACACCCTGGTCTCCCTCGTGTCGGCGGGATACCCTGCGGACGTGAGCGTCGCCGGGAAAAAGGATCTTGCGGAGATCACATTCTCTGAGAAATACTCCAAAAATTGA
- a CDS encoding 4Fe-4S binding protein encodes MLMMHGRPIHTRGGVITEIDPDLCAIRLRLPAGILPVDKMAGIAEIAKKYGSGEVHLTTRQTMEIPHVDPQHLEEIAQELEENGTPVGSEHDEVVNIIACPGTSQCKYSNIETFGLARRIDERVFGKEMPIRVRISLSGCPNACTSPVLNEIGVVGRIRPLRVEGMCTGCGTCAEYCKEKAITIKNGISEIIPERCVQCGICIQSCPFDLLKSEYRHYLITIGGRRGRHPASGRELVTVETEDDVLEVIDRTVYWIYRNAWSGRHLADQLDEIGYDAFRETIRTEFGGGT; translated from the coding sequence ATGCTGATGATGCACGGAAGACCCATCCATACGCGCGGCGGCGTGATCACCGAGATCGATCCCGATCTCTGCGCCATCCGCCTCCGCCTGCCGGCGGGGATCCTCCCGGTCGATAAAATGGCCGGAATCGCAGAAATCGCAAAAAAATACGGTAGCGGCGAGGTCCATCTCACCACCCGCCAGACCATGGAGATCCCGCATGTAGATCCTCAGCACCTGGAGGAGATCGCACAAGAACTCGAGGAAAACGGCACTCCCGTCGGTTCAGAGCATGATGAGGTCGTCAATATCATCGCCTGCCCGGGAACGTCGCAGTGCAAATATTCCAATATCGAGACATTCGGGCTGGCACGGCGGATCGACGAACGCGTATTCGGAAAGGAAATGCCAATCCGGGTCAGAATCTCACTCTCAGGCTGTCCGAATGCCTGCACCAGCCCGGTACTCAATGAGATCGGAGTCGTCGGCCGGATCAGGCCCCTGCGAGTGGAAGGCATGTGCACCGGTTGCGGCACCTGCGCAGAGTACTGCAAGGAGAAAGCGATCACCATAAAAAATGGGATCTCCGAGATCATCCCGGAACGCTGCGTGCAGTGCGGCATCTGCATCCAGTCCTGTCCGTTCGACCTGCTGAAGTCTGAATATCGGCACTACCTGATCACCATCGGAGGGCGCCGCGGCCGCCACCCGGCCTCAGGACGGGAACTGGTCACAGTCGAGACGGAGGATGACGTGCTCGAGGTGATCGACCGGACGGTCTACTGGATCTACAGGAATGCATGGAGCGGAAGGCATCTTGCTGACCAGCTCGATGAAATTGGCTATGATGCCTTCCGTGAAACAATCAGGACCGAGTTCGGCGGCGGTACATAG
- the hxlA gene encoding 3-hexulose-6-phosphate synthase — translation MTRPTLQVALDILELHRARQIAREAMAGGADWIEVGTPLIKSEGMAAVRDLREAFPRTEVVADMKIADTGTMEVEMAAKAGASIVCVLGDADDTVIAECVRAARLYGVRIMADLINVADPVGRARELESLGVDIINAHVGIDQQMIGKSSVDLLRSLAGEVSLPLAVAGGLDAETAAQAVAAGADIVIVGGWIVRSGDVEGSAARIRAAIDAPAIAPAKKKSLEEEIRSLFLQVSAPNVTDAMHRKGAMSGLIPLTFGVKAVGPAVTVQTFAGDWAKPVEAIDLCRPGDVLVIYNSAATHVAPWGELATRSAINRGIAGVIIDGATRDVDDIRALKYPLFARACVPNAGEPKGFGEINAEIPCCGQQVRPGDWIVADESGVVVVPKERAYEVARRALEVKKNEERVRAEIERGSTLSAVSELYKWEKK, via the coding sequence ATGACTCGCCCTACGCTCCAGGTTGCGCTCGATATCCTCGAACTGCACCGCGCCCGGCAGATCGCGCGGGAAGCGATGGCGGGCGGTGCCGACTGGATCGAGGTGGGCACGCCCCTCATCAAGAGCGAGGGGATGGCGGCGGTGCGGGACCTGCGGGAGGCCTTTCCGCGCACCGAGGTCGTGGCCGATATGAAGATCGCCGATACCGGGACGATGGAGGTGGAGATGGCGGCGAAGGCCGGGGCTTCAATCGTCTGCGTCCTGGGTGACGCCGACGATACGGTCATCGCCGAGTGCGTCCGGGCGGCGCGGCTCTATGGTGTGCGGATCATGGCCGACCTGATCAATGTGGCCGATCCGGTTGGTCGGGCCCGGGAGCTCGAGTCCCTCGGCGTCGACATCATCAACGCCCACGTGGGCATCGACCAGCAGATGATCGGAAAATCCTCGGTGGACCTCCTCCGCTCTCTTGCCGGCGAGGTTTCGCTCCCCCTGGCGGTGGCCGGCGGCCTCGATGCGGAAACGGCAGCGCAGGCGGTGGCGGCGGGCGCCGATATCGTGATCGTGGGGGGCTGGATCGTGCGCTCCGGTGATGTCGAGGGTTCGGCCGCTCGTATCAGGGCGGCGATCGATGCTCCGGCCATTGCGCCGGCGAAGAAGAAGAGTCTGGAGGAGGAGATCAGGTCCCTGTTTCTGCAGGTCTCGGCCCCGAATGTCACCGATGCGATGCACCGCAAGGGAGCGATGTCCGGGCTGATCCCCCTCACCTTCGGGGTGAAGGCGGTGGGCCCGGCGGTGACGGTCCAGACATTCGCGGGCGACTGGGCGAAACCGGTGGAGGCGATCGACCTCTGCCGCCCCGGAGACGTCCTGGTAATCTATAACAGCGCCGCCACGCATGTCGCCCCCTGGGGTGAACTGGCGACCCGGAGCGCGATAAACCGCGGTATCGCCGGCGTGATCATCGACGGCGCCACCCGCGATGTCGACGATATCAGGGCCCTGAAGTATCCCCTGTTCGCGCGCGCCTGTGTCCCGAACGCCGGTGAACCGAAGGGCTTTGGGGAGATCAATGCCGAGATCCCCTGCTGTGGTCAGCAGGTCCGCCCCGGCGACTGGATCGTCGCCGACGAGAGCGGCGTTGTCGTCGTCCCGAAGGAGCGCGCCTACGAGGTCGCCCGCCGCGCCCTCGAGGTGAAGAAGAACGAAGAACGGGTGCGGGCAGAGATTGAACGGGGGAGTACCCTCTCCGCGGTCTCGGAACTCTACAAGTGGGAGAAGAAATAG
- a CDS encoding GMP synthase subunit A translates to MLPIFVVNNHGQFNHLIHRKLRDMDIEVRMIPNTTAPSDVEAGCSGIVLGGGPSLERAGNCAEYLDLGLPVLGICLGLHVIATARGGQVGPGSHGGYGGVTVEITGESEILAGYEGPIHVWASHADEVKQVPDGFVVHARSDICPVEAMGSADERIYGVQWHPEVSHTENGDLLFRNFERICGE, encoded by the coding sequence ATGCTTCCCATTTTTGTCGTGAACAACCATGGGCAATTCAATCACCTCATCCACCGCAAACTCCGCGATATGGATATCGAGGTGCGGATGATCCCGAACACTACCGCTCCTTCGGATGTAGAGGCCGGGTGCAGCGGCATCGTCCTGGGAGGTGGTCCGTCCCTTGAGCGCGCCGGCAACTGTGCCGAATATCTTGACCTCGGCCTCCCGGTGCTCGGCATCTGCCTCGGGCTGCATGTCATTGCCACGGCCCGCGGCGGTCAGGTCGGGCCCGGATCGCACGGCGGATACGGCGGGGTCACCGTCGAGATCACCGGCGAGAGCGAGATCCTTGCCGGATATGAGGGGCCGATCCATGTCTGGGCCTCACATGCCGATGAGGTGAAGCAGGTGCCCGACGGCTTTGTGGTCCATGCCCGTTCCGATATCTGCCCGGTGGAGGCAATGGGATCGGCAGATGAGCGGATCTATGGCGTCCAGTGGCACCCTGAAGTGAGCCACACGGAAAACGGGGATCTGCTCTTCCGGAATTTTGAACGAATATGCGGCGAATAG
- the cobT gene encoding nicotinate mononucleotide-dependent phosphoribosyltransferase CobT — MAFLSSFPEIEFSRPLFAGILGNTALSMVPGISGAGSTPERTVFTPILDAELIVKGEIHSMGYKPNTPTNCPTPAVITRSMLQLCGIEPVFVNAGMFNRPTVPCLDVYGDAGADPRQGDAVPRAHAIFEAGKRAGRLLSGCADLLVLGESVPGGTTTALCVLRALGYDARVSSSFVNNPVEQKEEVCRAVVARVRESGVTDPLDVVRIGGDPMMAVAAGIVCGFSGEVVLAGGTQMLSVNAVLKGLGERMAPLATTEYVRADASANFEAVAASVGAGAWYVDPGFDTIGDAGLARYCEGEVKEGMGAGGAILLARIMGYSEEEIRSAILSTVLSFR; from the coding sequence ATGGCATTTCTCTCCTCATTTCCTGAGATTGAGTTTTCTCGTCCCCTGTTCGCAGGTATTCTGGGAAACACCGCCCTTTCGATGGTGCCCGGCATCTCAGGTGCCGGTTCCACACCTGAAAGGACGGTGTTCACCCCGATCCTGGATGCCGAACTGATCGTGAAGGGCGAGATCCACTCGATGGGCTACAAACCCAACACCCCGACAAACTGCCCGACACCGGCGGTGATCACACGCTCCATGCTCCAGCTCTGCGGGATCGAACCGGTGTTTGTGAATGCCGGGATGTTCAACCGCCCGACGGTCCCCTGTCTGGATGTGTATGGTGATGCAGGGGCCGATCCGCGTCAGGGCGATGCTGTGCCGCGGGCGCATGCCATCTTCGAGGCCGGAAAACGGGCCGGACGACTGCTCTCCGGCTGCGCTGATCTCCTCGTCCTCGGGGAGAGTGTGCCGGGCGGGACGACAACGGCGCTGTGTGTGCTGCGCGCCCTTGGCTACGACGCACGCGTATCGAGCAGCTTCGTGAACAATCCGGTGGAGCAGAAGGAGGAGGTCTGCCGGGCGGTGGTGGCACGGGTCCGGGAGAGTGGAGTGACCGATCCCCTGGATGTGGTCAGGATCGGCGGTGATCCGATGATGGCGGTCGCCGCCGGCATCGTCTGCGGTTTTTCAGGTGAGGTGGTGCTGGCAGGCGGCACCCAGATGCTCTCGGTGAATGCGGTGCTGAAGGGACTTGGTGAGCGGATGGCCCCCCTCGCAACGACCGAGTACGTGCGTGCTGATGCCTCGGCGAACTTCGAGGCGGTTGCGGCATCGGTCGGTGCCGGGGCATGGTATGTCGATCCCGGTTTTGACACCATCGGTGATGCCGGACTCGCCCGCTACTGCGAGGGCGAGGTGAAGGAGGGAATGGGTGCAGGCGGTGCGATCCTCCTCGCCCGCATCATGGGGTATTCAGAGGAGGAGATCAGATCGGCGATCCTCTCGACGGTCCTCTCCTTCCGCTGA
- a CDS encoding phosphatidylglycerophosphatase A yields the protein MFEIEERLSSKGITTEAIVDAGMALYVPHGMDAEEARRRLHTRITASYNDPNISSLLLGAILLEEELFERRANSEIADDPVFLLSDEIIGMSIAEIIGGIYARFEFTRYDQKKPGILSELGPFLDDAVAGLIAGNTSRLYSECFSNQ from the coding sequence ATGTTTGAGATCGAAGAGCGACTCTCCTCAAAGGGGATCACAACAGAGGCCATCGTAGACGCCGGGATGGCCCTCTATGTCCCCCATGGCATGGATGCCGAGGAGGCGCGCCGCCGCCTCCATACGCGCATCACCGCCTCATATAATGATCCCAACATCTCCTCCCTGCTACTCGGCGCCATTCTGCTTGAAGAAGAGCTCTTCGAACGAAGGGCCAATTCAGAAATCGCCGATGATCCCGTTTTTCTGCTCTCAGACGAGATTATCGGCATGTCCATCGCCGAGATCATCGGCGGCATCTATGCCAGGTTCGAGTTCACCCGATATGATCAGAAAAAACCGGGCATCCTCTCCGAACTCGGCCCCTTCCTCGATGATGCCGTTGCAGGCCTGATTGCCGGAAACACCTCCCGCCTCTACTCAGAATGCTTCTCGAACCAGTAA
- the cobS gene encoding adenosylcobinamide-GDP ribazoletransferase — MLLEPVRALLQFTTVLPLGRHAEFDAFARHSWLYPAAGWITGGGAAIIAFLLGGHTLLAAAAAVTAAVVISGANHFDGLLDLGDGLMAHGSREKRIAALTDRQIGAGGVAAGILITICAIAGLVEVWSIPLVILTAEVCAKLAMAWITALGAPFHDGIHAYLHGFARPFFVPLAILPVLPLLLLVSPLSLGKAILATGIVVLILMGTARRLFGGVNGDVAGASNEIVRAAVIIALAL; from the coding sequence ATGCTTCTCGAACCAGTAAGGGCCCTGCTCCAGTTCACCACCGTCCTGCCCCTCGGGCGGCATGCAGAGTTCGATGCCTTTGCACGACATTCATGGCTCTATCCAGCAGCAGGATGGATTACAGGGGGCGGGGCGGCGATCATCGCATTCCTTCTTGGGGGACACACCCTGCTGGCGGCAGCAGCAGCGGTTACTGCCGCCGTGGTCATCTCAGGAGCCAACCATTTCGATGGTCTCCTCGACCTCGGCGACGGGCTGATGGCCCACGGGAGCAGGGAAAAACGGATCGCCGCCCTGACCGATCGGCAGATCGGTGCGGGGGGGGTGGCGGCAGGGATCCTCATCACCATATGCGCAATCGCCGGTCTCGTCGAGGTATGGAGCATCCCCCTCGTCATCCTCACCGCCGAGGTCTGCGCAAAACTTGCCATGGCATGGATCACCGCTCTCGGGGCCCCCTTCCACGACGGCATCCACGCCTACCTCCACGGGTTTGCCCGACCGTTCTTTGTCCCTCTCGCAATCCTCCCGGTACTGCCGCTTCTCCTGCTGGTCTCTCCGCTCTCACTGGGAAAGGCCATCCTTGCCACCGGCATCGTGGTCCTGATCCTGATGGGAACCGCCCGTCGCCTCTTCGGCGGCGTGAACGGCGACGTTGCCGGGGCGTCAAATGAGATTGTCAGGGCAGCGGTCATCATCGCCCTTGCGCTCTAG
- a CDS encoding YkgJ family cysteine cluster protein, with amino-acid sequence MRRIDDLIDEIQRIGFSCRRCGACCTGDGAGSDLVLLSPAEVRAACNAAALPRDEVAEPYPESIDGPDGTSCTFGWSYRRQEGHCRFLDGTRCTIYDARSWICRTYPFMLDGDRLCVSECPGLGAPMTRDEAAVLACDLLARQAAEREEEDGVGQVYACSRIPPGASVVIDSEGVWTVHG; translated from the coding sequence ATGCGGCGAATAGACGACCTTATTGATGAAATTCAGCGGATCGGGTTTTCGTGCCGCCGCTGTGGCGCCTGCTGCACCGGTGATGGTGCCGGTTCAGATCTGGTCCTCCTCTCTCCGGCCGAGGTGCGGGCCGCATGCAATGCCGCCGCTCTCCCGAGGGATGAGGTTGCAGAACCCTATCCAGAGAGCATTGACGGCCCGGACGGCACCTCCTGCACCTTCGGGTGGTCGTACAGGCGACAGGAGGGCCACTGCCGGTTCCTCGACGGCACCAGGTGCACGATCTATGATGCGCGTTCGTGGATCTGCCGGACCTATCCGTTCATGCTCGACGGTGACCGCCTCTGCGTCTCAGAGTGTCCGGGACTCGGTGCGCCCATGACCCGGGACGAGGCCGCCGTGCTGGCGTGTGATCTCCTGGCGCGTCAGGCGGCTGAGAGAGAGGAGGAGGATGGAGTCGGGCAGGTCTATGCCTGCAGCCGTATACCTCCCGGTGCATCGGTCGTGATCGATTCAGAGGGGGTGTGGACGGTCCATGGGTGA
- the gpmA gene encoding 2,3-diphosphoglycerate-dependent phosphoglycerate mutase — MIKLVLLRHGESIWNKENRFTGWTDVDLSEKGIEEAHEAGKTLLREGYTFDCAFTSVLKRAIRTLWITLDEMDLMWIPVERCWRLNERHYGALQGLNKAETAEQYGDEQVFVWRRSYAVPPPPLDADDERHPGRDRRYAGLSPAELPATECLKDTVARFVPYWEGTIVPALTEGKRVLIAAHGNSIRALVKHLDNIPDDEIAQVNIPTGIPLVYELDDDLKPIRHYYLADEETVRAAIEGVKKQGKAEK; from the coding sequence ATGATCAAACTCGTCCTCCTCCGCCACGGCGAGAGCATATGGAATAAGGAGAACCGCTTCACCGGATGGACCGATGTCGATCTCTCGGAAAAGGGAATCGAAGAAGCGCACGAAGCCGGAAAAACTCTCCTGCGGGAGGGCTACACCTTCGACTGCGCCTTCACCTCGGTGCTGAAACGGGCGATCCGCACCCTCTGGATCACCCTCGACGAGATGGACCTGATGTGGATACCGGTGGAGCGCTGCTGGCGATTGAACGAGCGCCACTACGGCGCCCTGCAGGGCCTGAACAAGGCAGAGACGGCCGAACAGTACGGTGACGAGCAGGTGTTCGTCTGGCGGCGGAGCTATGCCGTGCCGCCTCCGCCCCTCGACGCCGACGACGAGCGGCATCCGGGCAGGGATCGCCGGTATGCCGGGCTTTCACCTGCCGAACTTCCGGCCACCGAGTGCCTGAAGGACACCGTCGCCCGCTTCGTGCCCTACTGGGAGGGTACGATCGTTCCGGCCCTCACGGAGGGGAAGAGGGTGCTCATCGCCGCGCACGGCAACAGCATCAGGGCGCTCGTGAAACACCTCGACAACATCCCGGACGACGAGATCGCACAGGTGAACATCCCGACCGGCATCCCCCTCGTCTACGAACTCGACGACGACCTGAAACCGATCCGCCACTATTATCTTGCGGACGAGGAGACGGTGCGGGCGGCGATCGAGGGCGTGAAAAAGCAGGGAAAGGCAGAAAAATAA
- a CDS encoding nucleoside recognition domain-containing protein produces the protein MATLGLADAVLYLLRASVLITIGILIGSIITETGIAGRLRFLSRPISRLSGLSSPSSLSLVAMVANPTAGKSMLAGFYREGQIRREEVVPTLLMGTFPTVLGETLFRVHFPTAVVLLGPVIGGLYTLFNLFSTLIQTAGAIIWLRFVVGSSEGGITDETNPAERIRIDRPTVRAGVMKAIPHLKRIIPVSVVATTVFFLLYAAGVVEAIALVFSPLLGLIGLPGESITAIVAQAMHFSAGYAVVGTMVTGGILTLEQALVTLIVGSMMVITMIYLKYSLPLYLSLFGVEGTGIAIKTYCASMGAKVLTIMVVIAVF, from the coding sequence ATGGCGACCCTCGGTCTTGCGGACGCTGTGCTCTATCTCCTGAGGGCGAGCGTTCTCATCACCATCGGCATCCTGATCGGGAGCATCATCACCGAGACCGGGATCGCAGGGAGACTCCGGTTTCTATCGCGCCCGATCTCCCGGCTTTCCGGGCTTTCGTCCCCGTCCTCCCTCTCCCTTGTCGCCATGGTCGCAAACCCCACGGCCGGAAAATCCATGCTTGCCGGGTTCTATCGGGAGGGACAGATCAGGCGGGAGGAGGTGGTGCCAACCCTCCTGATGGGCACATTTCCAACAGTGCTGGGTGAGACCCTGTTTCGCGTCCATTTTCCCACGGCAGTGGTCCTCCTGGGTCCGGTGATCGGTGGGCTCTATACCCTTTTCAACCTCTTTTCAACCCTGATCCAGACGGCGGGTGCGATCATCTGGCTCCGTTTCGTGGTCGGCAGCAGCGAAGGAGGGATTACTGATGAAACAAACCCTGCAGAGCGCATACGGATCGACCGCCCGACCGTTCGGGCAGGTGTCATGAAGGCGATCCCCCATCTCAAACGCATCATACCGGTGAGTGTGGTTGCGACGACGGTGTTCTTCCTCCTCTATGCCGCCGGCGTGGTCGAGGCGATCGCTCTTGTTTTTTCTCCCCTCCTTGGTCTCATTGGTCTGCCGGGTGAGAGCATCACGGCGATCGTCGCCCAGGCGATGCATTTTTCGGCCGGATATGCAGTGGTCGGGACGATGGTCACCGGTGGAATCCTCACGCTGGAGCAGGCGCTTGTCACCCTCATCGTCGGATCGATGATGGTGATCACGATGATCTATCTCAAATATTCCCTGCCCCTGTATCTCTCTCTGTTCGGTGTGGAAGGGACGGGAATCGCCATAAAAACGTATTGTGCAAGTATGGGGGCGAAGGTGCTGACGATCATGGTGGTGATCGCCGTATTTTAA
- a CDS encoding TraB/GumN family protein translates to MGEVRIVGTAHVSERSIEAVRDAIEEFSPDVVGVELDRGRYAALKKEQAPPKVEDVLKAGNFSQLLFQWTLGYIQRKIGMDVGVEPGAEMVAAIGEVERRGLRLALIDRDIRITLARFWQGMSLWEKMKMIYALAASLSGPGEDGIDVDALTEQDVVTAALEEFRRFSPNGARALIDERDAYIARRIIDLSGRYERVLAVVGAGHVRGVERYLSSPELLPAEEDLVAPPRHYPWGKIIGGVFVVLFALLIISLAFSGVGFEVLVWAILYWVLINGVLAAAFTIAAGGHPLSAVTAFGVAWMTSLNPLMAAGWFAAAVEAKIRKPSTADFQRIMDAENFSEMRKVPIFRVVLVAALANVGSTLGTIAYFAFISPILGIDPTVIIPQGFANFVGWLGGLFSP, encoded by the coding sequence ATGGGTGAGGTCAGGATCGTCGGCACTGCCCATGTCTCAGAGCGGAGCATTGAGGCGGTCAGGGATGCTATAGAGGAATTTTCCCCGGATGTCGTCGGTGTCGAACTCGACCGTGGCCGGTATGCCGCCCTGAAAAAGGAGCAGGCGCCCCCGAAGGTCGAAGATGTGCTGAAGGCCGGGAACTTCTCGCAACTCCTGTTCCAGTGGACCCTTGGTTATATCCAGCGGAAGATCGGGATGGACGTCGGGGTGGAGCCCGGTGCCGAGATGGTCGCCGCCATCGGTGAGGTGGAGCGGCGCGGCCTGCGTCTTGCCCTTATCGACCGCGATATCAGGATCACTCTGGCGCGGTTCTGGCAGGGGATGAGCCTCTGGGAGAAGATGAAGATGATCTACGCCCTTGCCGCCTCGCTCAGCGGGCCCGGCGAGGACGGGATCGATGTGGACGCCCTGACCGAGCAGGATGTCGTCACCGCTGCCCTCGAGGAGTTCAGGCGTTTCTCCCCGAATGGGGCGAGAGCGCTCATCGATGAGCGCGACGCCTATATTGCCCGCCGGATCATCGATCTCTCCGGCCGCTATGAGCGGGTGCTGGCCGTCGTCGGTGCCGGTCATGTGCGGGGCGTGGAGCGCTATCTCTCCTCGCCCGAGCTCCTCCCTGCAGAGGAAGACCTCGTGGCGCCGCCGCGGCACTACCCCTGGGGTAAGATCATCGGCGGGGTGTTTGTGGTGCTCTTCGCCCTGCTGATCATCTCCCTGGCCTTCTCAGGCGTCGGGTTCGAGGTTCTTGTCTGGGCGATCCTCTACTGGGTGCTGATCAATGGCGTGCTGGCCGCCGCCTTCACCATCGCCGCCGGGGGGCACCCCCTCTCTGCGGTCACGGCATTTGGCGTTGCCTGGATGACCTCCCTCAACCCGCTCATGGCGGCGGGCTGGTTCGCCGCTGCCGTCGAGGCGAAGATCCGAAAACCTTCGACCGCGGATTTCCAGCGGATAATGGATGCGGAGAACTTTTCAGAGATGCGGAAGGTCCCGATCTTCCGGGTTGTGCTGGTTGCGGCGCTTGCCAACGTTGGTTCCACACTGGGCACGATCGCCTATTTCGCCTTTATATCACCGATCCTCGGGATCGATCCGACGGTGATCATACCGCAGGGATTCGCCAATTTTGTCGGGTGGCTCGGGGGTCTGTTTTCCCCCTGA